The DNA segment CATATTGCCCACAGGTTGAGACCACCTCAGGACAGCCGCTTGTGGCTGCTGATCTTTGACTTCCCATGCAGACATTGCATTCCTCTTCCAACTCTGCACAGCAAAAGTATGGATGAGGGAAAGCAAGGAGCTGATTGAAGCTTTCCTGGTTATCTAACTCTGATATTAAAAGACACAGCTGGCTTTCCCAGGTGTGACTTCACAACATGCATTTAAGAAGCAAAGCTCTTTGAGTGCTCAGTGTgcatggagagcagcagctacATGTGGTTCATGAAGAGAAGAGATGAAAACATACTTATTTTTTAGCTCTGAAGTGGCATCCATGTCTTTAAACTCTCCTGCGATGTGTGCTATCCCATAGCACGTAACTGCAAAGGCTAACAGGGTCTGAAGAACTATCTGTAACAGAGGGAAGCACAACACAACATACTTTAGTCTCTTTTCCTACATTACTTTCTATTATTAACTATTTACCCCCCAAATAGCTCATCTTTCAGTCTTGTGGTTTTCATCTCATGCTTTACAGAGGTGGAAATCCAAGCAGGAATCATGTATTAGGGAAAGCAGTAGGAATACCTGAGTAGAATCTcagcagggaaactgaggcacaggaagGTGAGATACCCCCACCTATTTAGTGTGGCAAAAGGGTGATGGAGCCAAGAAGAGCTTCAGCTGCCTGACAACTGCTTTGCATTGCACGAGCTGAATGGATGCACAGGGCTCCTCAGTGAACTCCGTAGAACAATCCCCTGGTCCTGTGTACTTAAGGATCTAAATGCTCTCTCTGAGAAGTGAGCTGGCTGCCAGCATATGCTGtgtggtgctggcagctgctgctccatcctAATGCCATGCCCAGTTGTGGGTGTTAGATCCCCTTCCCCTTCTGATTAAGCAAAATGAACAGGCAATAACTGAAATGGGGTTTAAACCCCCaagaaatgagaggaaatgaaaacacaacactccccccccttcctgAAGCAGGTTGTGCAGGCACACAGCCATGCTGGATGAATGTCAGCCAGCAGACGCCAGAGGAAGGAGGATGTTTATGCTGCAAAGCAGGAGATGGAGGTGAAAGCTCTCTGGGCTAAGTTCAGGGAATTCCTGGACAAGCTGCTTCAGGGGAATGCTAAAAAGGAGAGCGAGGTCTGTAGCTGGGGTTTGTTCTGACAGGCAGAACACACTGCTGGAGGTAGGGATGGAAAACAGGGTTCTTTTTGACAGAGGGAGCTCAAATGAAAGTGCAGTTTAAAACCTGCTTTGCCTTGTATTCATGCTTATCACAAAGCAACTGAGGGAGACTGAACAATCCACCAGGCGCCTTACCAACGTTGTCACAACGGACACTTACATCTATGGGCAACGTTTCgtcttccttttctgttagCCTCATGTAGGAGCGATCTACAAAACAGAAACACGCACACGTCAAGCGCTCTGTGTAGAGAACACACAGCAGCAACACGGAGCGCGCAGGGACCCGCTGCGGGGCTCCGACACCGGGGCAATGCTCCGATGCCCAACCCCGaacggccccggccccgctaTCAGGAGGGGAACAGCACCGGGGGTGACACATGGAAGTGGTGAAGCCGCGATCGGCCTTCAGGCTgcacttcccttccctttccctttctccttccctttccgTTCCCGTTCCGGCCGCTGCGGGCCTGCCCGGGCCGACCCCCGCGCTGTGCCGGTGCGCTCCCGGCGGGGCCCAGCTCCGCTCTCCGCACCGCAGGCGCGATGATGGTGCCTCCGCGGCCCGGCCCCGGCAgctcccggcccggcccggcccgtGCCCGCCGGTCACTCACGCTGCGCCGCCGAGAAGGCCGCGTGTGCGAGCGCGAAGAGGCCGAGCCCCACCAGCCCCTTCCACACCGAGCCAGCCGCCAtagccgccgcccgccccgccgccgccgacAGGGGCGCCCCGCCGGCGCACGCTGATGGCGTCACAAGGGGGTGGGGACAGACCGCGCCCGAGGGGCGTGGCTTGCGCGGCAGGGGGCGTGACCGCCCCACCGTGTTCCCAGATGGGACCGAGGTAATTGAGAAAATCcgggaatggtttgggttggaagggaccttaaagctcctccagctccaacccctgccatgggcagggacaccttccactgcagcagctgctccaagcccctgtgtccagcctggccttgaacactgccagggatggggcagccacagcttctctgggcaccctgtgccagcgcctcagcaccctcacagggaagagcttctgccttatctccaacctgaacttcccctgttttcaaTTTgaacctgttatcccttgtcctatcactacagtccctaatgaacagtccctctccagcatccttgtagccctcttcagacactggagctgctctgaggtctccacgagcttctcttcttcaggctgaacagccccaacttcctcagcccGTCTCCAtacgggagctgctccagcccctgagcatcctcgtggcctcttctggacttgctccatcAAACCCAAGGGGTTGGGATGACCTCTGGAGCCAGGATTATCCCAGGGGGAAGCAGACCAGCAGCGCTGGGCCGGGCTGGTCCTTcccagctgaaaacagagcacAGGATCCCAGGGACAATTCCATCCCTCTGCATGCAAGAACAAGGGACACACAGGTCAGGAGCCTGACCCCGGACCAGCGCCAGCCACCCCAGGCCTTCCATGCCCCGAGGTGCACAGATTCGGGCCACAGATGCAATTCCTTGAGGGTATCTCCTACAAATCTCCTTCCAGCTGATCCCTGTGGCGCTAGGCGCAGGTCTCACCCCCTCCCCTAGCGGCACGACCCCCCCTTGTTCACCCGGACCCACCTCGGGGCAGGCAGACGCAAAACTCCCTGCGCTCCGGCCCCCTTCCCCTTTGCATTCCCTTCCCCTGCGCTCTGCCCCCCGCGCAGCCCCTGCCCCTTCGCACCCTCTCCCCATCCTTTCCCCTGCTCCCGTCCCGTCGGCTCCGCTCTCCCGCCCCAACCCCGTCCCTATCCGGGCTCCCGGCAGCGCTGTCCCCGCCCCGCAGCGCCTGCGCCCAGCGCCGCTTCCTGGTGgtggcggcggggccggggccggggccggtaCCGGGGCGatggcggggccggggccggtgcTGGCGGCCGTGGCTGCGGCGGGGCTGTGGGCTCGGGGAGCGGCGGGCGGGGAGGTGTCGGCCGCGGCCGCGCGTCCCGGGGCGCTGGAGGAGGAGATCGTGTCGGAGAAGGCGGCGGAGGAGAGCCACCGGCAGGACAGCGCCAACCTGCTCGTCTTCATCCTGCTGCTCACCCTCACCATCCTCACCATATGGCTCTTCAAGCACCGCCGCGCCCGCTTCCTGCACGAGACCGGACTCGCCATGATCTACGGTGAGGGGCGCCGGGCACCCCAATCCCATGACACCCCCCCCCGCCTTTCCCTGGGTATCGCTTGTTCGGAGCCGGTCCCACTCTGCATCGGGGCTGGTCCCCACCCGCCGCCTCCGTGGCACCGCTGCGGGTCCCTTCTGCCGTGGCCTCTTGCCGCGGGGGCTCGTTCTGGGGACACCTTCCCGTGTGGGTGCAGGGGGACACCCGTATTCCCTCCCGGCTGCATCCCGGTCCCGCTCACCCCGTGCTGAGCGTTACGGGGGCTGCAGCGCTGGGGAAGGTGGTGGCATCCGGGGCTACCGTGTGCCAAGTGGCCCCGCAGCCGTGGCACTACTGAGCACTGCTCCGGGGCTGAGGGCGAGGATTTGGGGCAGCACAGAACAGGCTTTGCCCTGCTTGGGAGCCGTGTGTCTGCACGCTGGGGCTGGGGGTTGTGTTTCCATCCTGTGCTGGGAGTGCCTACGTTCCCACAAGCTGTCCATGAAGAGTGGAGAGGCCGTTTGGGGAGATGCTGTGCTCAGGGACCCGCAGGCCCTATGTcctgctgctcagggagggACCTGTGTGCATGAGCTCCTGCTTTTGGGGTCCCTGCTCTCAGTGAGGTGCTCCCACAAGAAGGGGAGCGGGTCTGTAGCTGGTTGGGTTCTGAGGACGAGCTGTGACTTGCTGAAGTGATGTGGGCTTGTGGAGTGGCCTCAAGTTAACTGTATGGAGATGCCATCCATGGCTCTGTCCAGGTTATTTTACATGGCTTGGAGTTcaaggagagcagggctgggagttGTGCCGGGGCAGTGCTTAACACAGCCATGGATCCTCGTTCGGACAAGATGTGTTGAGTTTGGGGTTGAAAAGGTGTCTTTGCTGAGCGCTGTGGTCAGTGCCTGTTCTCTGTGCCCTGGCTCGGTGATGGTGACCAGACTCAGAGCAGTGATGTGACCGAGTCCCTTGCCCAGCAGGAAGCTTTGCTCCGAAGGCATTGACCTGCTGGGCTGTTGGCTTTTATGATCCTCAGTTCCAGTTTATTGGAGGAGTCCTTCCCAATGAAGGGGAGGAGATGCCTGTGTCAGCCCAGAGGCACAGCGCAGTGCTCTGCCCTCATGGACTCCTGCAAGCCACTGTTGAGGCACTGCTGGCCTCCAGCCCAGGGCAAGGGCTGTCACCTCCCCAGGATGGGAGCACGTGCTTCCAGGATGGAAggtcttccttctccttccgCCCTGGAGCTCATCAATGCATGGCCTTTCTATTCCTTTCATGCTTCCAAACTTGTTCTTCTCCtggcattttcttcctcttggtTCTCTGTTCTCCCTGACCCACCTGAGTGCTCCCCTTGCTCTCAGGCTGCTCAGGTCTCCTGCTGATCcataaaatgcatcttttctgCCTGCTCTTTTGCAGCCTGTGCTCGGGGAATTGCTGGGGAAATGTAACGTCACCCAGCTGGTCATGCAGAAAATCCCCAGCTTTCCCCCTCCTGTCGCCGCTTTTGGCATCTGCTTCTCAGGTTGTAACAGCTGCCATAGGAAAAGGGAT comes from the Melopsittacus undulatus isolate bMelUnd1 chromosome 6, bMelUnd1.mat.Z, whole genome shotgun sequence genome and includes:
- the MMGT1 gene encoding ER membrane protein complex subunit 5, coding for MAAGSVWKGLVGLGLFALAHAAFSAAQHRSYMRLTEKEDETLPIDIVLQTLLAFAVTCYGIAHIAGEFKDMDATSELKNKTFDTLRNHPSFYVFNHRGRVLFQSPDTVNSSSNQDALSSSSALKFRKLEALRR